In Pangasianodon hypophthalmus isolate fPanHyp1 chromosome 3, fPanHyp1.pri, whole genome shotgun sequence, a single genomic region encodes these proteins:
- the paox gene encoding peroxisomal N(1)-acetyl-spermine/spermidine oxidase yields MALRSSVDARVLIIGCGISGVGAAQKLIRQGFRNVRIIEATSRSGGRVKTGRLDGKIIEIGANWIHGPSQENPVFRLASQYQLLDEECMSEENQSVDIGGLPPLLSTWLSSSGKKLEAEVMAPAVEVFLSLLKKCQEFYTSSDAPMSSMGEFLEREALRISNEEWKEDETRKLRQALFSTLMKLECGVNGTHTMDDVDLGTFGMYKSLPGLDCTFPGGYDGLITHMMNELPKDIVLFNKPVKCIHWNNIHSQSSSKEGTCPVTVECINGEIFEADHVIVTIPLGYMKKHHDTLLNPPLPQHKMHSIQRLGFGTNNKIFLEFEQPFWDEECEVIFLVWEDEYDLQNHVSDMKTAWIRKMSGFTVLKPTERYGHILCGWIAGHESEYMETLPEEEVLHTVTRLLRRFTGNPTIAPKKLVRSQWFHDPYTCGSYSYVAKGCSGQDIDNLAEPLPLMGSEAEPLQVLFAGEATHKSFFSTVHGALLTGWREANRLISHYNPSPRKVTANL; encoded by the exons ATGGCTCTCCGTTCCAGTGTTGATGCGAGAGTCCTTATTATCGGATGCGGGATTTCAGGAGTCGGTGCTGCGCAGAAGTTAATCAGACAGGGCTTCCGAAATGTCCGCATTATTGAAGCAACGTCAAGAAGCGGAGGAAGAGTTAAAACTGGCAGACTGG atgGTAAAATTATAGAAATAGGTGCCAACTGGATCCATGGTCCCTCACAGGAGAACCCAGTGTTTCGCTTGGCCTCCCAGTACCAGTTACTTGATGAAGAGTGCATGTCTGAGGAGAATCAGTCTGTGGACATTGGTGGTCTTCCGCCTTTGCTTTCCACCTGGCTTTCCAGCTCAGGCAAGAAGCTTGAGGCTGAGGTAATGGCACCTGCAGTGGAGGTCTTCTTGTCATTACTTAAGAAGTGCCAGGAGTTCTACACCAGTAGCGATGCACCCATGTCTAGTATGGGGGAGTTTCTTGAAAGAGAGGCTCTCCGGATCAGCAATGAAGAATGGAAAGAAGATGAGACTAGAAAGCTCAGACAGGCCCTGTTCAGCACACTGATGAAGCTTGAGTGTGGTGTGAATGGGACACACACGATGGATGATGTGGACCTTGGAACCTTTGGCATGTATAAGTCCCTTCCAGGGCTGGACTGCACTTTCCCAGG AGGCTATGATGGCTTAATTACACACATGATGAATGAACTGCCTAAGGACATTGTCTTATTTAATAAACCAGTTAAGTGCATTCACTGGAATAACATCCACAGTCAGTCAAGCTCAAAGGAAGGAACATGTCCTGTTACAGTTGAATGCATTAATGGAGAGATTTTTGAAGCAGATCATGTCATTGTTACCATTCCACTGG GCTATATGAAGAAACACCATGACACTCTTCTGAATCCTCCTCTGCCACAACACAAGATGCACTCCATCCAGAGATTGGGTTTTGGGAccaataataaaatattcttaGAGTTCGAGCAGCCCTTCTGGGATGAAGAATGTGAAGTTATCTTCCTCGTATGGGAGGATGAATATGATCTTCAGAATCATGTTTCTGATATGAAGACTGCCTGGATCAGGAAGATGTCTGGCTTCACTGTACTGAAACCCACAGAGAG GTATGGACATATTCTTTGTGGTTGGATTGCTGGCCATGAATCTGAGTATATGGAAACTCTGCCTGAAGAGGAGGTGCTGCACACTGTGACTCGCCTTCTTCGCAGATTTACag GAAATCCAACAATTGCACCAAAGAAGCTTGTACGGTCCCAGTGGTTCCATGATCCCTACACCTGCGGATCGTACTCTTATGTGGCGAAAGGTTGCTCAGGTCAAGATATCGATAACCTCGCCGAGCCTCTTCCACTCATGGGTTCAGAAGCCGAG CCCTTACAGGTGCTGTTTGCTGGAGAGGCCACTCACAAATCTTTCTTTTCCACTGTCCATGGCGCTTTACTTACTGGCTGGAGAGAAGCGAACCGTCTCATATCACACTACAATCCATCACCAAGGAAGGTCACTGCAAATCTGTAA